Proteins encoded in a region of the Candidatus Rokuibacteriota bacterium genome:
- a CDS encoding MaoC family dehydratase, whose translation MAGKLFEELTVGDVFRHQPGRTVTEADNVFFTCLTMNPQPLHLDFEAASKAEFGKPLVNSLLTLGIAVGLSVGDTTLGTTVGNLGFEKVEFPKPVFHGDTIYAETEVVEKRESRSRPQWGIVIFEHRALNQRGELVMRCRRAAMMRRKTSDAAG comes from the coding sequence ATGGCGGGCAAGCTCTTCGAGGAGCTCACGGTCGGCGACGTCTTCCGCCACCAGCCGGGCCGCACGGTCACCGAGGCCGACAATGTCTTCTTCACCTGCCTCACGATGAACCCCCAGCCCCTCCACCTCGACTTCGAGGCGGCCTCGAAGGCCGAGTTCGGCAAGCCGCTCGTGAACAGCCTGCTGACCCTCGGCATCGCCGTGGGGCTCTCGGTGGGAGACACCACGCTCGGGACCACGGTTGGGAACCTGGGCTTCGAGAAGGTGGAGTTCCCCAAGCCGGTCTTCCACGGCGACACGATCTACGCCGAGACCGAGGTCGTCGAGAAGCGCGAGTCGCGCTCGCGCCCCCAGTGGGGGATCGTGATCTTCGAGCACCGGGCCCTGAACCAGCGCGGCGAGCTCGTCATGCGCTGTCGGCGCGCCGCCATGATGCGCCGGAAGACCTCCGACGCTGCCGGTTGA
- a CDS encoding MarR family transcriptional regulator, whose amino-acid sequence MIDGLTDDSRHLVELLTTLLSSTFRQILWKQALELELNYSQAQILFHVAKNPGALISDTARTFGITLPAVTQVVDRLESKAFLQRADDPRDRRQVRLYLTRHGESLARNLEQLQVKGLARVLKRLTPGERKDVIHGIEQLVSAARGEV is encoded by the coding sequence ATGATCGATGGTCTGACCGACGACAGCCGGCACCTGGTCGAGCTCCTCACGACGCTGCTCTCCTCGACCTTTCGCCAGATCCTCTGGAAGCAAGCCCTGGAGCTCGAGCTCAACTACTCCCAGGCCCAGATCCTCTTCCACGTGGCGAAGAATCCCGGCGCGCTGATCAGCGACACGGCCCGGACCTTCGGCATTACGCTGCCGGCCGTGACACAGGTGGTGGACCGGCTCGAGTCGAAGGCCTTCCTCCAGCGCGCCGACGACCCGCGGGACCGTCGCCAAGTCCGCCTCTATCTCACGCGGCATGGGGAGAGTCTGGCCCGAAACCTCGAACAGCTCCAGGTGAAGGGCCTTGCCCGGGTGCTCAAGCGTCTCACGCCAGGCGAACGCAAGGACGTGATCCACGGGATCGAGCAGCTGGTGTCCGCGGCACGGGGGGAAGTATGA
- a CDS encoding CoA ester lyase, giving the protein MTRLRRSLHFVPGGNERMMTKALTLPADGLILDLEDAVTVEKKAEARGVVLRWLQTLDFGGMERWIRMNTLATGFGEADLEATIEGRPDGYVVPKPRNAADIRVIAGILDRLEEKHGIPFGSTRLVLIATETPEGLLNIAEVARASPRIAAVSWGIEDLSAAMGLPRTRDAEGRFLDIPRYARVMTAVAAAAAGVEALDTVFTDIQNLEGLRRECREAVWMGFTGKISIHPSQIPVINEVFTPSPDEAREAQELIAAFEEHRAKGAGAFAFKGQMVDVPHLTRARKIVERARLAGAL; this is encoded by the coding sequence ATGACGCGGCTCCGGCGCTCGCTCCACTTCGTCCCGGGCGGAAACGAGCGGATGATGACCAAGGCCCTCACGCTCCCCGCCGATGGGCTCATCCTGGACCTGGAGGACGCGGTCACGGTGGAGAAGAAGGCCGAGGCGAGGGGGGTGGTGCTCCGCTGGCTCCAGACCCTGGATTTCGGGGGCATGGAGCGCTGGATCCGGATGAACACCCTCGCCACGGGCTTCGGCGAGGCGGATCTCGAGGCGACGATCGAGGGCCGCCCCGACGGCTACGTGGTTCCCAAGCCGCGCAACGCGGCCGATATTCGAGTCATCGCCGGCATCCTCGACAGGCTCGAGGAGAAGCACGGCATCCCGTTCGGATCGACCAGGCTCGTCCTGATCGCCACCGAGACTCCCGAAGGGCTCCTCAATATCGCCGAGGTGGCCCGCGCGAGCCCGCGAATCGCCGCGGTCTCCTGGGGGATCGAGGACCTGTCCGCGGCCATGGGCCTGCCCCGGACCCGCGACGCCGAGGGGCGGTTTCTCGACATCCCGCGTTACGCGCGCGTCATGACGGCCGTGGCTGCAGCGGCCGCGGGTGTGGAGGCGCTCGACACGGTGTTCACCGACATCCAGAACCTGGAGGGGCTCCGCCGCGAGTGTCGGGAGGCGGTGTGGATGGGGTTCACGGGCAAGATCTCGATCCATCCGAGCCAGATTCCGGTGATCAACGAGGTGTTCACGCCGTCGCCGGATGAGGCCCGCGAGGCCCAGGAGCTGATCGCCGCCTTCGAGGAGCACCGGGCGAAGGGCGCGGGAGCCTTCGCCTTCAAAGGCCAGATGGTGGACGTGCCCCACCTGACGCGCGCGCGGAAGATCGTCGAGCGGGCCCGGCTCGCCGGGGCGCTCTGA
- a CDS encoding type II toxin-antitoxin system prevent-host-death family antitoxin has product MRRAKISELRNHLSRYLDQVRRGETIEVVDRNIPVARVVPVTPGSRGRGEEDRALIERLLRSGHVRSGPLKGVPEIVKRLPPGPVKSGVLDALLSERRVGR; this is encoded by the coding sequence ATGAGGCGGGCTAAGATCTCGGAGTTGCGCAACCATCTCAGCCGATATTTGGACCAGGTGCGACGTGGCGAAACGATCGAGGTCGTCGACCGCAACATCCCGGTCGCACGGGTCGTTCCGGTGACGCCAGGGAGCCGAGGCAGAGGGGAGGAAGACCGGGCGCTGATCGAGCGGCTCCTGCGAAGCGGCCACGTCAGGAGTGGCCCGCTTAAGGGCGTTCCCGAAATCGTGAAGCGATTGCCTCCCGGCCCCGTGAAGTCAGGCGTGCTGGACGCGCTTCTGTCGGAACGTCGGGTAGGCCGGTGA
- a CDS encoding type II toxin-antitoxin system VapC family toxin: MRFWDASAIVPLVCREPLSRRTRILYRQDPTLVVWTLTPTEVLSALSRKRRDGVLTQDVFRGARRRLDLLIRDWMEVYDVDAAKVRAHRLLETHPLRATDALQLAAALVAALDRPGGFEFVTFDEILASAAEREGLSVLGLD; this comes from the coding sequence GTGAGGTTCTGGGACGCCTCGGCTATTGTTCCTCTGGTGTGCCGTGAGCCGCTTTCCCGCCGGACTCGTATCCTTTACCGGCAAGACCCGACGCTGGTGGTGTGGACGTTAACACCTACCGAGGTCCTGTCAGCCCTGTCTCGGAAACGCCGTGACGGCGTCCTCACCCAGGATGTGTTCCGAGGGGCCAGGCGGCGGTTGGATCTGCTGATTCGTGACTGGATGGAGGTCTATGACGTGGACGCGGCGAAGGTGCGCGCGCATCGCCTTCTGGAGACGCACCCGCTCCGCGCGACGGATGCGCTTCAATTGGCGGCCGCTCTGGTCGCGGCGTTGGATAGACCGGGAGGGTTTGAGTTCGTGACCTTCGATGAGATTCTCGCGTCGGCGGCCGAGCGAGAAGGCCTCTCGGTTCTCGGTCTCGACTGA
- a CDS encoding cupin domain-containing protein, whose protein sequence is MKRIVNKSEAEWRESRDGFPRTVHLMIEPGSAGAERLAMGTEEVAPGSQIPVHVHAEAEEILFVYQGSGRARVGDEEVEVGPDTAIFIPPGTPHGFVNHTNEPVHLTWTFAPPGEQEKFRVAEAWKHISSPPPPAGNPSGGG, encoded by the coding sequence ATGAAGCGGATCGTCAATAAATCCGAGGCCGAGTGGCGCGAGTCCCGGGATGGGTTTCCGCGGACGGTGCATCTCATGATCGAGCCCGGCAGCGCGGGAGCGGAGCGCCTGGCGATGGGGACCGAGGAGGTGGCGCCGGGGAGCCAGATCCCGGTGCACGTTCATGCCGAGGCCGAAGAGATTCTCTTCGTGTACCAGGGGTCGGGCCGGGCCAGGGTGGGCGACGAGGAGGTGGAGGTCGGTCCGGACACGGCGATCTTCATTCCGCCCGGGACGCCTCACGGCTTCGTCAACCACACCAATGAGCCCGTGCACCTGACGTGGACCTTCGCGCCGCCCGGGGAGCAGGAGAAGTTCAGGGTCGCCGAGGCCTGGAAGCACATCTCCTCTCCCCCTCCCCCGGCGGGAAACCCGAGCGGGGGCGGCTGA
- the greA gene encoding transcription elongation factor GreA has product MQRTPITRQGYNRLKEELERLKKVERPRITNAIAEARSHGDLWENAEYHAAREKQSFIEGRITELEAKVSHAEIIDPPSNGVRITFGSTVLLADASGKEIRYQIVGSDETEPDKGRISVLSPLARTLIGRQVGDTVVAQVPGGKKTFEILAANFEWKE; this is encoded by the coding sequence ATTCAGCGCACTCCCATCACCCGGCAGGGGTACAACCGGCTCAAGGAGGAGCTCGAGCGGCTCAAGAAGGTCGAGCGCCCCCGGATCACCAACGCGATCGCCGAAGCCCGGAGTCACGGCGACCTGTGGGAGAACGCCGAGTACCACGCGGCCCGGGAGAAGCAGTCGTTCATCGAGGGGCGCATCACGGAGCTCGAGGCGAAGGTGAGCCACGCGGAGATCATCGACCCGCCGTCCAACGGCGTGCGGATCACGTTCGGCTCGACCGTGCTCCTGGCCGACGCGAGCGGCAAGGAGATCCGCTATCAGATCGTGGGGTCGGATGAGACCGAGCCCGACAAGGGACGGATCTCCGTTCTCTCGCCGCTGGCCCGGACGCTGATCGGCAGGCAGGTGGGGGACACAGTGGTGGCCCAGGTGCCGGGCGGCAAGAAGACCTTCGAGATCCTCGCTGCCAACTTCGAGTGGAAAGAGTAG
- a CDS encoding efflux RND transporter periplasmic adaptor subunit, which yields MRPGGSAVACVRSGAGLTLLIALLVAACGQSQAQDPKRAPVEVKPVAVTVARVEARSIQRSVETVGSLLAWEEVQVKSELAGTLTRLLVDLGDHVAAGAVLAEFDKREARLTADQAEADLLAAREGLARARAAVEASRANLARVKDQITMLQADVTRARAQLDWAALELERNRQLVAKELIAARDLDHARTQHQVAAAQLRMTETALNQHPDQVRIGQAQLESDLAALKVAEAQVKQREASLDLARKRLADTTVRAPLASLIARRHVSPGEYVRENTALFTLVVADPLKYTGTIPERFAPEVRPGQPLQLSVEAFPDRTFGGQVTRVSPAVDVQTRTLALEARVPNPNGRLRPGFFAKGVALTRKDDGAAFVPAEAVTYFVGISKIFVVADGKVQERQVRTGGRQGGWVEILEGVKPGETVATGNLSQLFNGAPVTVTSGKAGGS from the coding sequence ATGAGACCCGGCGGTTCAGCAGTAGCCTGCGTCCGTTCGGGCGCAGGCCTGACACTGCTCATCGCCCTCCTGGTCGCCGCCTGCGGTCAGTCCCAGGCCCAGGATCCCAAGCGGGCGCCGGTTGAGGTCAAGCCGGTCGCGGTGACCGTCGCGCGCGTCGAGGCCCGCTCGATTCAGCGGAGTGTCGAGACCGTCGGGAGCCTGCTCGCCTGGGAGGAGGTGCAGGTCAAGTCCGAGCTAGCGGGCACGCTGACGCGCCTGCTGGTGGACCTCGGCGACCACGTGGCGGCCGGCGCGGTCCTGGCCGAGTTCGACAAGCGCGAGGCCCGCCTCACGGCCGATCAGGCCGAGGCCGACCTCCTGGCCGCCCGCGAGGGGCTGGCCCGGGCGCGGGCCGCCGTCGAGGCAAGTCGGGCCAACCTGGCGCGTGTCAAGGACCAGATCACCATGCTCCAGGCCGACGTGACCCGGGCCAGGGCTCAGCTCGACTGGGCCGCCCTCGAGCTGGAGCGGAATCGCCAGCTCGTCGCCAAAGAGCTGATTGCCGCCCGCGACCTGGACCACGCCCGGACCCAGCACCAGGTCGCCGCGGCGCAGCTCAGAATGACCGAGACCGCGCTGAACCAGCACCCGGACCAGGTGCGCATCGGCCAGGCCCAGCTCGAGTCGGACCTGGCGGCGCTCAAGGTCGCGGAGGCCCAGGTCAAGCAGCGCGAGGCGAGCCTCGACCTCGCGCGGAAGCGCCTCGCGGACACGACCGTGCGCGCCCCGCTGGCGAGCCTGATCGCGCGGCGCCACGTCTCGCCCGGCGAGTACGTGCGCGAGAACACCGCGCTCTTCACTCTCGTGGTGGCGGACCCGCTGAAATACACCGGCACGATTCCGGAACGCTTCGCCCCCGAGGTCAGACCCGGTCAGCCCCTCCAGCTCAGCGTGGAGGCGTTCCCGGACCGGACCTTCGGGGGCCAGGTGACCCGGGTCTCGCCCGCCGTGGACGTGCAGACCCGAACCCTCGCCCTCGAGGCGCGCGTGCCCAACCCGAACGGACGGCTCAGGCCTGGCTTCTTCGCCAAGGGCGTGGCCCTCACGCGGAAGGACGACGGCGCGGCCTTCGTCCCCGCCGAGGCGGTGACCTACTTCGTCGGGATCAGCAAGATCTTCGTGGTGGCGGACGGCAAGGTGCAGGAGCGGCAGGTCAGGACCGGTGGGCGCCAGGGCGGCTGGGTGGAGATTCTGGAAGGGGTGAAGCCCGGCGAGACCGTCGCGACCGGCAACCTCTCCCAGCTCTTCAACGGCGCCCCCGTCACCGTCACCTCGGGCAAAGCCGGAGGCTCGTGA
- a CDS encoding DGQHR domain-containing protein, which produces MITVPAHRVKQFGVEFYQASFSAKDIDRLVKFEVLGYTGGPPKEAPKVKRSPRSRVNWELLEKRISESEAAYQRPVIHRKIEELVSYYRDCKEAGTLPAIPGAVIITSEKHFTFTPMASHHDLGLLQIPEEHGVLRVLDGQHRLLALHALTQAGEVLGIEVPAVLFDSLDARQIVELFVTINAKHTRLNPSHIISLAGRKLYPDPNQALAHDVIRSLNEDETSPLHGEIKMLGTGRGKVSQAPLAEEIVDLLETVEKLGGATRIQELRQGAKRFFLNYVKALAGVFPTAWAGRKYSIKTGAALRAFIRVSPDVMTRARELKKDPFDLHAIREGIKPWGTRLGDRRFETEGEWKQKLAGGTRGTVETLTRELREALRS; this is translated from the coding sequence ATGATCACGGTTCCGGCCCATCGGGTAAAGCAGTTCGGCGTCGAGTTTTACCAGGCCTCCTTTTCTGCCAAAGACATCGATCGGCTGGTGAAATTCGAGGTGCTCGGCTACACCGGCGGGCCGCCCAAGGAGGCGCCGAAGGTCAAGCGCTCGCCCCGCTCACGAGTCAACTGGGAGCTGCTCGAGAAGCGCATCTCCGAGAGTGAAGCCGCGTACCAGCGTCCGGTCATCCATCGCAAGATCGAGGAGCTCGTGAGCTACTACCGGGACTGCAAGGAGGCGGGCACGCTCCCGGCGATCCCCGGGGCAGTGATCATCACCTCGGAGAAGCACTTCACCTTCACGCCGATGGCGAGCCACCATGACCTTGGGCTGCTGCAGATCCCCGAGGAGCACGGCGTCCTCAGAGTCCTGGACGGCCAGCACCGGCTCCTCGCCCTCCACGCCCTGACCCAGGCGGGCGAGGTGCTCGGAATCGAGGTGCCGGCGGTGCTCTTCGACTCGCTTGACGCGCGGCAGATCGTGGAGCTGTTCGTCACCATCAACGCGAAGCACACTCGCCTCAACCCCTCGCACATCATCAGCCTGGCCGGGCGCAAGCTCTACCCCGACCCCAACCAGGCCCTCGCTCACGACGTGATCCGGTCACTAAACGAAGACGAGACGTCGCCGCTGCACGGCGAGATCAAGATGCTTGGGACCGGGCGGGGAAAGGTCTCCCAGGCCCCGCTCGCGGAGGAGATCGTGGACCTCCTGGAGACCGTGGAGAAGCTGGGTGGAGCGACTCGAATCCAGGAGCTGCGCCAGGGCGCCAAGCGGTTCTTCCTGAATTACGTGAAGGCCCTGGCGGGCGTCTTCCCGACGGCCTGGGCGGGGCGCAAGTACTCGATCAAGACCGGCGCCGCGCTCCGCGCCTTCATCCGGGTGAGCCCCGACGTGATGACGCGCGCCCGGGAGCTGAAGAAGGACCCCTTCGACCTCCATGCGATCCGCGAGGGGATCAAACCCTGGGGCACGCGGCTGGGCGACCGGCGCTTTGAGACCGAGGGGGAGTGGAAGCAGAAGCTGGCGGGTGGGACGCGCGGTACCGTGGAAACGCTGACGCGCGAACTGCGGGAGGCCCTCCGAAGCTAG